One genomic window of Synergistetes bacterium HGW-Synergistetes-1 includes the following:
- a CDS encoding 2-hydroxyhepta-2,4-diene-1,7-dioate isomerase, giving the protein MAKKEPLVRYCRFWVDGRTYSGKIRDNSVDIVEGDPFTGFSPIRLSYPIDRVKFLPPFMPKKIWCVGRNYLGHVKELNNEVPKEPLIFMKSISAIIGANDFIRIPEWAGRIDYEGELAVIIGKAGHNIKEEDALSHVLGYSIMNDVTARELQNSDGQWTRAKSFDTFAPFGPAVLITDKMPEDAVISTTLNGKTVQEASFSQMIFPIPRLISHISRFATLEPGDVIASGTPQGVGPMKVGDLVEVNIEGIGSIRNICAN; this is encoded by the coding sequence ATGGCTAAAAAAGAGCCGCTCGTACGTTACTGCCGTTTCTGGGTAGATGGCAGGACCTATTCGGGCAAGATCCGTGACAATTCCGTCGATATCGTTGAGGGAGATCCCTTTACAGGATTTTCTCCCATAAGGCTGAGCTACCCTATAGACAGGGTCAAGTTCCTGCCGCCTTTCATGCCTAAGAAGATCTGGTGCGTAGGCCGAAACTATTTGGGTCATGTGAAGGAACTTAACAACGAAGTGCCGAAGGAACCGCTCATCTTCATGAAATCTATTTCAGCGATAATAGGAGCCAACGATTTTATTCGGATACCCGAATGGGCGGGACGGATCGACTATGAAGGCGAACTTGCCGTGATCATCGGCAAGGCCGGGCACAACATAAAGGAAGAGGATGCACTCAGCCATGTCCTTGGCTACTCGATCATGAACGATGTTACTGCCAGGGAACTTCAGAATTCCGACGGGCAGTGGACGAGGGCAAAAAGCTTCGATACATTTGCTCCGTTCGGGCCGGCTGTACTGATAACAGATAAGATGCCGGAGGATGCAGTGATAAGTACGACACTCAACGGAAAGACAGTACAGGAAGCCTCCTTCTCACAGATGATCTTCCCCATACCAAGGCTTATATCCCATATAAGCAGGTTTGCAACGCTTGAACCCGGTGATGTAATTGCGAGCGGCACACCGCAGGGAGTAGGGCCGATGAAGGTGGGAGACCTCGTCGAGGTGAATATCGAAGGAATAGGAAGCATCAGGAACATCTGCGCCAACTGA
- a CDS encoding cystathionine beta-lyase has protein sequence MKYNFDINMERRGTNCEKWDFLEEEFGKKDLLALWVADMDFPAPPEVLEALHNKIDEGALGYPIAPDSLLKAITDWQKNRHGWEIGKEAVTWAPGVVAGLAFSIMAYTKPGDGVIIQTPVYPPFYATISESGRRIVKNPLKREKDRYVMDLESLEKLVTPTCRTLILCSPHNPVARVWTREELEALSELAERKDMIIISDEIHQDLVYSDAKHMSIASLSEEMSSRTVTFVAPSKTFNIAGMNSSVALIPDEKLRARYVSILNRLHLSSLSILGLTAMETAYAKCAGWLDELMAYLEENRNFTEKFVRERMPKAKMDHPEGTYIFWIDFRGYGFNSETLMDLLVNEAGVALNNGRNFGTEGDGFARINIGTNREMLKKALEKIAKALEAKF, from the coding sequence TTGAAATATAATTTTGACATAAACATGGAAAGACGCGGGACGAACTGCGAAAAGTGGGACTTTCTCGAAGAGGAATTCGGCAAAAAAGATCTTCTTGCACTCTGGGTGGCTGATATGGATTTTCCTGCTCCCCCCGAGGTTCTGGAGGCTCTCCATAATAAGATCGACGAAGGAGCGCTCGGGTACCCGATAGCGCCCGATTCGCTGCTCAAGGCAATAACTGATTGGCAAAAAAACAGGCATGGATGGGAGATCGGCAAAGAGGCTGTGACCTGGGCACCCGGAGTTGTAGCAGGACTGGCTTTTTCTATAATGGCATACACTAAACCGGGCGATGGGGTGATCATACAGACCCCTGTCTATCCTCCCTTCTATGCCACCATCAGCGAATCCGGGAGAAGGATCGTTAAAAATCCGCTGAAGAGGGAAAAGGACCGCTACGTGATGGACCTGGAAAGTCTTGAAAAACTTGTTACCCCTACATGCAGGACACTTATACTCTGCAGCCCCCACAATCCGGTAGCGCGTGTATGGACAAGGGAAGAACTGGAAGCTCTGTCTGAACTGGCAGAACGCAAAGACATGATCATAATATCTGACGAGATCCATCAGGACCTGGTCTACAGCGATGCGAAACATATGAGCATAGCCTCGCTTTCAGAGGAAATGAGTTCGCGTACGGTCACCTTCGTTGCGCCAAGCAAGACCTTCAATATCGCAGGAATGAATTCTTCAGTTGCCCTCATTCCCGATGAAAAACTCAGGGCACGTTATGTTTCAATTTTAAACAGGCTGCACCTGAGCTCGCTAAGCATTCTCGGACTCACTGCTATGGAGACTGCTTATGCAAAATGTGCCGGGTGGCTTGATGAACTTATGGCATACCTTGAAGAAAACAGGAACTTTACAGAAAAATTTGTGAGAGAACGGATGCCGAAAGCGAAGATGGATCACCCGGAAGGGACCTACATATTCTGGATAGATTTCAGGGGATATGGGTTTAATTCGGAGACGCTCATGGATCTCCTTGTCAATGAAGCCGGGGTCGCGCTTAACAATGGACGGAACTTCGGGACCGAAGGCGACGGATTTGCCAGGATAAACATCGGTACCAACCGCGAAATGTTGAAAAAAGCTCTGGAAAAGATTGCTAAGGCGCTCGAAGCAAAGTTTTGA
- the pepF gene encoding oligoendopeptidase F, with translation MSDINDKNIEIELGGGSLLPKRDEVPVRFKWKLEDIYPDDSKWEKDFKSVKKRLPEIASYMGRLGGSEMIMLECLKLRDEISITLGKLIVYANMKSHEDTADSKYQGPVNRVSSLAVEMSAVSSFITPEILSMPEDRLRTFIADPSLKDYCFSLKELLRQKEHVLSQSEEALLAKTGDMAGTSDNVFSMLTNADMKFESIRNEKGEKVEMSEERAVSYLRSRRRSVRKAAFESLYRPYCNTKNALGATFDGMLKTSKFYAEVRKYSSPLEAELDSDNIPLSVYSRLVETLESSLTPLHRYLEVRKRVLRVKELHMYDLYTPLVKDPFKEIPWGEAKEMMFRALRPLGDEYLSIVKEGLESGWTDVFPNKGKRSGAYSWGSYATHPYIMMNYTNNLNDVSTLVHEMGHSMHSYYSRKRQPYPTSDYCIFTAEVASTTNEVLFLNDLIAETKDKKKRLYLLNRRLENIRTTVYRQTMFASFEREVHKRAAEGGETTPDALQALWYELNRKYYGPDIVIDEPLKMEWARIPHFYNPFYVYQYATGFSAATALALLISEKGAAARDKYLEFLSMGGSDYPIELLKKAGVDMSSPKPIKEVVRIFTETLDEMEKLL, from the coding sequence ATGAGTGACATCAACGATAAAAACATTGAAATAGAGCTTGGCGGGGGCTCGCTGCTGCCGAAAAGAGACGAGGTCCCGGTCCGTTTTAAATGGAAGCTTGAAGATATATACCCAGATGACTCGAAATGGGAAAAAGACTTTAAATCTGTTAAAAAACGTCTTCCTGAGATCGCCTCCTATATGGGGAGATTGGGCGGATCTGAAATGATCATGCTTGAATGCTTAAAGCTCAGGGATGAAATTTCGATAACCCTTGGTAAGCTCATAGTCTACGCCAATATGAAGAGTCACGAGGATACGGCGGATTCAAAGTACCAGGGACCGGTAAACAGAGTATCGTCACTGGCCGTGGAAATGTCGGCTGTCTCAAGCTTTATTACTCCTGAGATACTTTCAATGCCTGAAGATAGGTTAAGGACATTTATAGCCGATCCCTCCCTCAAAGACTATTGCTTCAGTCTGAAAGAACTCCTTCGTCAGAAAGAACATGTGCTTTCACAGTCCGAGGAGGCACTGCTTGCCAAAACAGGAGACATGGCCGGGACTTCAGACAATGTATTCTCTATGCTTACAAATGCAGACATGAAGTTTGAGTCTATAAGAAATGAAAAAGGAGAAAAAGTGGAAATGTCAGAGGAGAGGGCTGTCTCTTACCTTCGCTCACGGAGGCGCAGCGTGAGAAAGGCTGCCTTTGAATCGCTTTACAGGCCATACTGCAATACTAAAAACGCTCTGGGCGCGACCTTTGACGGCATGCTGAAAACATCAAAGTTTTACGCAGAGGTACGAAAATATTCCTCACCGCTTGAGGCTGAGCTTGACAGCGACAACATCCCTCTCTCCGTATACAGCCGGCTTGTGGAGACCCTCGAATCCAGCCTGACGCCGCTGCACAGATATCTTGAAGTGAGAAAACGGGTGCTTAGGGTCAAAGAGCTGCATATGTACGACCTCTATACTCCCCTCGTGAAAGACCCTTTTAAAGAGATACCCTGGGGCGAAGCAAAGGAGATGATGTTCAGGGCTCTGAGGCCTCTTGGCGATGAGTACCTTTCCATTGTCAAAGAAGGCCTGGAAAGCGGATGGACTGATGTTTTCCCCAACAAAGGCAAACGGAGCGGCGCTTACTCTTGGGGCAGCTACGCCACGCATCCATACATAATGATGAACTATACAAACAACCTCAACGATGTCTCGACCCTTGTCCATGAGATGGGGCACTCCATGCACAGCTACTATTCAAGGAAGCGGCAGCCGTACCCAACTTCTGATTACTGCATCTTCACGGCAGAGGTAGCTTCGACTACCAACGAAGTCTTATTCCTCAACGACCTCATAGCTGAGACGAAGGATAAGAAGAAAAGACTTTATCTGCTCAACCGCCGTCTTGAGAACATAAGGACCACGGTCTACAGGCAGACGATGTTCGCCTCGTTTGAACGCGAGGTACACAAGCGCGCCGCAGAGGGCGGAGAAACTACTCCCGATGCGCTTCAGGCACTCTGGTATGAGCTCAACAGGAAATATTACGGACCGGATATCGTCATTGATGAACCCCTAAAAATGGAGTGGGCAAGGATACCCCATTTTTACAACCCATTCTATGTTTACCAGTATGCTACAGGTTTCTCTGCCGCGACGGCGCTTGCACTCCTTATCTCAGAAAAGGGCGCGGCGGCAAGAGACAAATACCTTGAGTTCCTGTCGATGGGAGGCTCCGACTACCCGATCGAACTTCTCAAAAAAGCAGGGGTCGATATGAGCTCTCCGAAACCGATAAAAGAGGTAGTAAGGATATTTACCGAGACTCTCGATGAAATGGAGAAGCTGCTTTAG
- the arcC gene encoding carbamate kinase — protein sequence MSSHFTKVVVALGGNALQEAGSPPTAEAQLAVVRKTCDYLADISCKGYEMAVVHGNGPQVGNITLSQETAEKINPKLPAMPFDVCGAMSQGYIGYQIQQCLRDALRNRNRNVPVVTLVTQVIVDEHDKAFQNPTKPIGPFYTEEEAKKIAEEKGYTVKEDAGRGWRRVVASPTPKRIAEIDSVKRLWDSTIVITAGGGGIPVIENMDGSLTGVPAVIDKDLAAERLAEDMETDILLILTEVDKISLNFKKPNQQDLSHVTVAEAIKYIEEGHFAPGSMLPKVMAAIKFARRFPGKKAIITSLYKAVDALDGKEGTVITMA from the coding sequence ATGTCCTCACATTTCACAAAAGTAGTTGTGGCTCTAGGAGGAAACGCTTTGCAGGAAGCAGGAAGCCCTCCGACAGCAGAGGCTCAGCTCGCAGTTGTCCGTAAGACCTGCGATTACCTGGCCGATATAAGCTGCAAGGGATATGAGATGGCAGTTGTCCATGGAAACGGTCCACAGGTAGGCAATATCACACTTTCTCAGGAAACCGCGGAAAAGATAAACCCGAAACTCCCGGCAATGCCTTTCGATGTATGCGGCGCTATGAGTCAGGGCTACATAGGTTACCAGATCCAGCAGTGCCTCAGGGATGCACTCAGAAACAGAAACCGCAACGTTCCGGTAGTTACGCTCGTTACACAGGTCATCGTAGATGAACATGACAAGGCGTTCCAAAATCCAACTAAACCAATAGGTCCATTTTATACAGAAGAAGAAGCTAAAAAAATCGCTGAAGAAAAAGGATACACTGTGAAAGAAGATGCGGGCAGAGGCTGGCGCAGAGTAGTAGCATCCCCGACCCCGAAGAGGATAGCTGAAATAGATTCTGTCAAGCGCCTTTGGGACTCCACAATAGTCATAACAGCAGGAGGCGGCGGGATACCCGTTATAGAGAACATGGACGGATCCCTCACCGGAGTTCCCGCAGTAATCGACAAGGACCTTGCTGCTGAGAGGCTTGCTGAGGATATGGAAACCGATATCCTTCTCATCCTTACAGAAGTTGACAAGATAAGCCTCAACTTCAAAAAACCGAACCAGCAGGACTTGTCGCATGTAACTGTCGCAGAGGCAATCAAATACATTGAAGAGGGACATTTTGCCCCCGGAAGCATGCTCCCTAAAGTGATGGCTGCGATCAAGTTTGCAAGAAGGTTCCCCGGAAAGAAAGCCATTATCACCTCCCTCTACAAAGCTGTGGATGCGCTTGACGGCAAAGAGGGAACCGTCATAACGATGGCGTAA
- a CDS encoding DUF853 domain-containing protein: MYANEKLWIAKAEQPIYLLPKMANRHGLISGATGTGKTITLKVMAESFSDLGVPVFLADIKGDLAGMCRPGIDSEGMQKRIQRFGLAEANFTYKDYPTRFWDVFGKNGHPVRTTVSEMGPLLLGRLLGLNDTQSGVLNIVFRVADDRGLLLLDLKDLKAMLSYVANNAKSFTLEYGNIAAASVGAIQRSILSLEDQGGEQFFGEPELEITDWMRTGNDGRGYINILHCVELFHSPALYSTFLLWMLSELFETLPEMGDLKKPRMVFFFDEAHLLFDEAPKVLLQKIEQVVRLIRSKGVGVYFITQSPRDIPDAILSQLGNRVQHALRAYSPAEQKVVRAAAETFRPNPAFETEEAITQLGTGEALVSFLGEDGSPGIVERAFILPPQSQMGIVDDSVRKEVLALSDIGPKYDVLIDRESAYEYLSMKIKRDQAEREEEEERIRHIKEEKERAKEEREQQAIEEKERIRQQREFERTEKQRIKEEQSVRKTIFGTTKSKYKTPIEHLADTAMNTVGREVGRQFIRGILGMLTKK, from the coding sequence ATGTACGCCAACGAAAAACTATGGATAGCAAAGGCAGAACAGCCCATTTATCTTCTTCCGAAAATGGCAAACCGCCACGGCCTCATTTCTGGAGCTACCGGCACAGGAAAAACGATCACTCTTAAAGTAATGGCTGAGTCCTTCAGCGATCTTGGGGTGCCGGTCTTCCTTGCTGACATAAAAGGCGACCTGGCAGGAATGTGCCGGCCTGGCATTGACAGCGAAGGAATGCAGAAGCGCATACAGAGATTCGGGCTTGCGGAAGCAAATTTTACCTATAAAGACTACCCTACTCGTTTCTGGGATGTGTTCGGAAAGAACGGACATCCGGTAAGGACAACTGTCTCCGAGATGGGGCCACTTCTTCTCGGCCGCCTGCTTGGCCTTAACGATACCCAGTCGGGAGTCCTGAATATCGTCTTCCGCGTCGCAGACGACAGGGGACTTCTCCTCCTTGACCTGAAAGACCTTAAGGCAATGCTCAGTTATGTTGCCAATAACGCAAAGAGCTTCACGCTTGAATACGGCAACATTGCCGCCGCAAGCGTGGGAGCAATACAGCGGTCGATACTCTCGCTTGAGGATCAGGGCGGAGAGCAGTTCTTCGGAGAACCTGAGCTCGAAATAACCGACTGGATGAGGACAGGCAATGACGGAAGAGGCTACATAAATATCCTTCACTGCGTAGAGCTGTTCCACTCTCCGGCACTTTATTCGACCTTCCTTCTCTGGATGCTCTCAGAGCTTTTTGAAACTCTTCCTGAGATGGGCGACCTTAAAAAACCAAGAATGGTATTCTTCTTCGATGAAGCGCACCTCCTTTTCGACGAAGCGCCGAAAGTACTCCTGCAGAAGATAGAACAGGTCGTAAGGCTTATCAGGTCAAAGGGCGTGGGCGTCTATTTCATAACCCAGAGCCCCAGGGACATCCCCGACGCCATCCTTTCACAGCTTGGCAACAGAGTACAGCACGCGCTGCGCGCCTACTCGCCCGCAGAGCAGAAGGTGGTCAGAGCAGCCGCAGAAACTTTCCGGCCCAACCCGGCCTTCGAAACAGAAGAGGCTATAACACAGCTCGGCACCGGAGAGGCTCTGGTTTCCTTCCTTGGCGAAGACGGAAGCCCCGGTATAGTGGAAAGGGCTTTCATCCTTCCGCCTCAGAGCCAGATGGGCATAGTCGATGACAGCGTACGCAAAGAAGTGCTCGCATTAAGCGACATTGGACCAAAGTATGATGTCCTGATAGACAGAGAATCCGCATATGAGTACCTTTCGATGAAGATAAAACGTGACCAGGCAGAAAGGGAAGAGGAAGAAGAGCGGATAAGGCATATAAAGGAAGAAAAGGAACGGGCAAAAGAAGAAAGAGAGCAGCAGGCTATTGAGGAAAAGGAACGGATAAGGCAGCAGCGTGAATTCGAACGGACGGAAAAGCAAAGGATAAAAGAGGAACAGTCTGTAAGAAAGACTATCTTCGGTACAACCAAGAGCAAATACAAGACCCCGATCGAACATTTAGCCGACACCGCCATGAATACCGTAGGCCGCGAGGTAGGACGCCAGTTTATCCGCGGTATCCTTGGAATGCTGACAAAAAAATAA
- a CDS encoding competence protein ComE encodes MLNFGLLLRKYKKIFIFLFTLIISLPVGAAWISRTEVAEADRGLRFYAFDVGQGDSSLFVLPDGKTILIDAGPEDAGKSLLKELKRIGIKKIDLLVATHPHSDHIGGMKRVLSNFQIGKIWDSGFISSSPIQKNFYNMIQKKNIPFGRPKRGYSEKIGGALVEVLAPARLIRGTKRDANNNCLVLNIKYGSTNFLMLADMEREQLSTVRPLPRAAVLKASHHGSSNGTNMSLLKEVRPYVIILSYGKNNSYGYPHKEVVRAVSASGIKRLDTKDGTIRIVSDGEKISYPQSREVVKNGG; translated from the coding sequence ATTTTGAATTTCGGTCTTTTGCTGAGAAAATACAAAAAAATATTTATCTTTCTTTTTACCTTGATCATTAGTCTTCCTGTAGGCGCAGCATGGATAAGCAGGACGGAAGTCGCTGAAGCTGACAGAGGACTCCGTTTTTATGCTTTTGATGTCGGGCAGGGGGACTCTTCCCTTTTTGTCCTTCCCGACGGAAAGACAATACTTATTGACGCAGGTCCTGAAGATGCAGGGAAAAGTCTGCTCAAAGAGCTGAAAAGAATTGGAATAAAAAAAATCGACCTCTTAGTAGCAACCCATCCGCATTCTGACCACATAGGCGGAATGAAAAGAGTACTGTCAAATTTTCAGATTGGTAAAATCTGGGATTCGGGCTTTATCAGCAGTTCGCCGATTCAGAAAAATTTTTATAACATGATACAGAAAAAGAACATACCCTTCGGCAGGCCCAAAAGGGGCTATTCAGAAAAAATAGGGGGTGCCCTGGTTGAGGTACTTGCACCAGCCCGACTCATCAGAGGAACGAAGCGGGATGCAAACAACAACTGCCTCGTGCTGAATATAAAATACGGCAGCACAAACTTCCTGATGCTGGCCGACATGGAGAGGGAACAGCTTTCAACTGTAAGACCGCTCCCCCGGGCGGCGGTGTTGAAAGCGTCTCACCACGGCAGCAGCAACGGAACAAACATGAGCCTTCTCAAAGAGGTCCGGCCCTATGTCATCATACTGAGTTACGGCAAGAACAATTCTTACGGCTATCCTCACAAAGAGGTGGTACGTGCTGTTTCAGCCTCAGGGATAAAAAGGCTGGACACAAAGGATGGCACTATCAGGATAGTCTCTGACGGAGAAAAGATATCATACCCCCAAAGCAGGGAGGTAGTGAAAAATGGCGGTTAA
- a CDS encoding carbon-nitrogen hydrolase: MLRIAIAQIDLAVGDRRSNYEKVERMLSSKWVESDIPTAVILPEIWDVGYVIEESHKYGDRDASQAAEFLGKLALKYSCWFTGGSVLALTDKGAVNRAMVIDPSGSYVASYDKIHLIPLMDEEKFLLPGEKGTLFNIGDIPAALAICYDLRFCELTRRYATEGAELQFFAAEWPVSRIDHWCTLLQARAIENMMFVAACNRVGTTSGTLFGGHSMVVDPWGEVLYQGGMTEDFAFIEIDTSKVKKARDFLRVFEMRRPEFY, encoded by the coding sequence TTGCTTCGTATAGCTATCGCACAGATCGATTTGGCAGTTGGCGACAGAAGATCCAATTATGAAAAGGTTGAAAGGATGCTCAGTTCAAAGTGGGTGGAATCTGACATCCCAACCGCAGTGATCCTCCCTGAGATCTGGGACGTTGGATATGTCATAGAAGAATCCCATAAATATGGAGACAGGGATGCCTCCCAGGCCGCAGAATTCCTTGGGAAACTCGCACTTAAATACAGCTGCTGGTTTACAGGCGGCTCTGTACTCGCGCTTACCGATAAAGGCGCCGTCAACAGAGCAATGGTGATAGACCCTTCAGGCAGTTATGTCGCAAGCTATGACAAGATCCACCTGATACCGTTGATGGATGAAGAGAAATTCCTGCTTCCAGGTGAAAAAGGGACTCTCTTCAATATCGGTGACATCCCGGCGGCTCTTGCTATCTGCTATGATCTTCGTTTCTGCGAACTTACCAGGCGCTATGCAACAGAGGGGGCTGAGCTCCAGTTTTTCGCTGCGGAATGGCCCGTCTCCCGGATAGACCACTGGTGTACCTTGCTGCAGGCAAGGGCGATAGAGAACATGATGTTCGTGGCAGCCTGCAATAGGGTGGGGACGACAAGCGGCACTCTCTTCGGAGGACACTCAATGGTGGTGGATCCATGGGGTGAAGTCCTTTATCAGGGAGGCATGACAGAAGACTTCGCCTTCATTGAGATTGACACTTCAAAGGTCAAAAAAGCCAGGGATTTCCTAAGGGTCTTTGAAATGAGGAGACCTGAGTTCTATTGA
- a CDS encoding xanthine phosphoribosyltransferase yields the protein MKASDRYNKNYPVSWEQLHRDCRALSWKLLDKRKDWSRIITVARGGLVPAAIIARELNIHLVDTICISSYTIKDQGAANILKRPDLVGVDETWLIIDDLVDTGKTAKIVRDMFLGGHFATVYAKPEGRPLVDTFITEVSQDTWVLFPWDTETSAAFIPPIVDM from the coding sequence ATGAAAGCTTCCGACCGCTACAATAAAAATTACCCGGTATCGTGGGAACAGCTTCACAGAGACTGCAGGGCTCTCTCATGGAAACTGCTCGATAAGAGGAAAGACTGGAGCAGGATAATAACAGTTGCAAGGGGCGGTCTGGTCCCTGCGGCAATAATTGCAAGGGAACTTAACATACACCTTGTAGATACCATTTGCATTTCAAGCTACACCATTAAAGATCAGGGAGCAGCCAATATCCTGAAACGTCCTGACCTTGTCGGAGTCGATGAGACCTGGCTTATCATCGACGACCTTGTAGACACAGGCAAAACCGCAAAGATCGTAAGAGATATGTTTCTTGGGGGACATTTCGCCACAGTTTACGCAAAACCGGAAGGACGGCCCCTGGTCGACACCTTCATTACGGAAGTCAGCCAGGATACATGGGTACTCTTCCCATGGGACACAGAAACGTCCGCAGCATTCATTCCGCCCATCGTAGATATGTAG
- a CDS encoding cupin domain-containing protein, with the protein MSEQEKNFGNIYDLPLQNASALAPDIEKRTVYGPGDRFWEGWVMRHFKLPAHELIPEHSHEWDHLMYTISGDGYVEVEGERYDMKTGYWTRIPGGMKHVYHNDADMPLEFFCIVPTHGDPHAKKTSMRADRAAKKAEG; encoded by the coding sequence ATGTCCGAACAGGAAAAGAATTTTGGAAACATTTACGATCTCCCTTTACAGAACGCCTCAGCCCTTGCTCCTGATATCGAGAAAAGGACTGTATACGGTCCCGGAGACAGGTTCTGGGAAGGCTGGGTCATGCGGCACTTCAAACTGCCTGCCCATGAATTGATCCCGGAGCATTCACACGAATGGGACCACCTTATGTACACGATCAGCGGAGACGGTTATGTCGAAGTAGAAGGCGAACGCTATGACATGAAGACGGGATACTGGACCCGTATACCCGGCGGAATGAAGCATGTCTACCATAACGATGCCGACATGCCGCTGGAATTTTTCTGCATAGTGCCGACCCACGGCGATCCTCATGCCAAAAAAACCAGCATGAGAGCTGACCGTGCTGCAAAAAAGGCCGAAGGTTAA